Genomic segment of Polycladomyces abyssicola:
CAGATCATCGAAACAACCGTCGTTCACCTGTTGTCTGCGACAGATGGGGTCCAATGCCACGCGTTTGATCACCTCCGGATCTTCGAAATCGGCCACCGGCGGATCGTTGAAAGCCAAATGACCGTTTTCTCCGATACCCAAACATACGATGTCCAGCGATTTTTCCCTGATCAATCTGGCATATCGCTCGCATTCGGCATACGGATCACGGTTTCCTTCGATCACATGCACGGTTCCCGGGCGAACGCGGTCAAACAGATGGTGATGCAAAAAATGGGCGAATCGTTGGGGTGACGATTCTGGCAATCCGATATACTCATCCATGTGAAACGCGATAACACGCGACCAATCGATTCCTTCGGCCTGACACAAAGTATCCAGCATCTCCAATTGGGAAGGGGCTGCGGCGAACACCATGCGCACCTCGGATTGCTCCTTCAGCAGTAGACGCAGGCGCTCCGCCACCGATTCCCCCGCCGCCCGTCCCAATTCCCGACGGTCGGCATATACTCGCACCTTGAGCCGATCCACCTGTTTGGTGAACAAGGGCTTGACGGAAGAAACCAACTCGTTCCCCCCCATGAAGTAGATTGTGAGGACGTGTCTGAATCTTGCCCGCTTCGATTCCCGGCTCAACCAAGGCAGCTCACCTAGGAAACGTTTCCGCCTGACCCGACACACCCTCAACCCATCAGGCAAACTCACAGATTCGACGCAACCCGGAAATGGATCGGCGTGTACCGTCCGCCGGTGTACCGCCTTTCGGAACGTAATGGGTT
This window contains:
- a CDS encoding glucosamine-6-phosphate deaminase, which produces MVSSVKPLFTKQVDRLKVRVYADRRELGRAAGESVAERLRLLLKEQSEVRMVFAAAPSQLEMLDTLCQAEGIDWSRVIAFHMDEYIGLPESSPQRFAHFLHHHLFDRVRPGTVHVIEGNRDPYAECERYARLIREKSLDIVCLGIGENGHLAFNDPPVADFEDPEVIKRVALDPICRRQQVNDGCFDDLESVPTHALTLTIPALMSGRYLVCAVPGKSKRIAVAKTLSEPVSTSCPASILRYHPDCTLYLDLESSGVTHDLSHH